AGAATTCTTGGACTTATAAGAGACCTTTTAACAGCTTCCATCCTTGGAGCTGGCATATTTAGCGATCTTTTTTTTATCGCTTTTAAAATACCAAATTTATTTCGCCGTATCTTTGGAGAAGGTGCCTTTACACAGGCATTTTTACCAAATTTTACAAACAGCAAGAAAAAAGCGATCTTTCAGGCTGAAATTTTCATCAAATTTCTACTTTTTATAGGCGCATTAACGCTTCTTGTAAATTTATTTACGCCCTACTTTATAAAGATCATCGCAAGCGGCCTAAGCGAGCAAAATATCATGGACGCAGTGCCGCTTGTGCGTATAAATTTCTACTATCTAGCTCTTGTTTATATTGTCACATTTATGGGTGCTCTGCTTCAGTATAAAGGGCACTTTGCCACGACTGCGTTTTCTACTGCACTGCTAAATTTAGCCATGATCGCATCGCTACTTTTGGCTCGTGGCAAGAGCGAGAGCGTGGTCGCACTTTATCTTAGCTTTGGCGTCGTTGCAGGCGGCATTTTGCAGGTTTTGGTGCATCTAATTGCTATGAAATTTAACACCTTAAATAAAATTTTTTGGGGCGGTCTAAGCGGATATTTTAAAGGCAAAAGAGCGCAAAGCAAAGGCTTTTTTATAAATTTCTACCATGGCTTACTTGGCTCAAGTGCGATGCAAATAAGCGCATTTATGGACACTTGGCTAGCTAGCTTTTTAGTAAGCGGCTCGATAAGCTACCTCTTTTATGCAAATAGAATTTTTCAGCTTCCGCTTGCCATCTTTGCGATCGCGCTCTCTCAGGCACTCTTTCCAAAGATCACTAGACTTTTAAAGCAAAAAGACGAAGCCAACGCCCTAGTTTGGACAAAAAAGAGCTTTTACTTGCTACTTTGCGCCCTACTTGCAGCCACGATCACAGGCGTTGTGCTAAGTGAATTTATCATCTGGCTATTGTTTGAGAGAGGAAATTTCGTAAGGGCAAACACCATTGAGTGTGCGAAGGTGCTAAGTGCCTATTTGGTGGGGCTTACGCCATTTGGACTGGCTAAAATTTTCTCACTTTGGCTCTATGCAAATATGAAACAAAAAGAGGCAGCCAAAATTTCTATCATCTGCCTTGTGATAAATTTGATCCTAGCTGTCATTTTAATGCAGAAATTTGGAGCTGCTGGCCTTGCATTTGCAAGCTCGCTTGGGGGATTTTTGCAGCTTATTTTATATATAAGAGCCTTTGGAGCTAAGCGATTTTTAGCTATAATCAAGCCTAAATTTATAGCCGCTATCACTGTTGCGGCGGTTTTGCTCTATTTTAGTTTAACATTTTTAAAGGATATATTTAATGCGAATTTTTGATACTTCTAAAAGAGAAAAGGTTGAGTTTAGCCCGATAAGAGAAGGTGAAGTTAGCATCTATCTGTGTGGTCCAACGGTCTATGACGACGCACATTTGGGGCATGCAAAGTCAGCCGTTAGCTTTGATCTTTTAAGAAGGGTCTTAAAAGCGCTTGGCTACAAGGTCAAATTTGCAAGAAACTACACCGACATTGACGATAAAATTTTAAACAAGATGGCGCAGACTGGCCAAAGCCTAGAGGAGATCACAAACAAATATATAGCGCACTACGAGAGCGATATGGGCGCTTTAAACGTGCTTGATCCAGACTTTAAACCAAAGGCTACGCAGTGCTTGGAGGCGATCATTAGCTACATCAAAGTGCTTATGGATAGAGGCGTGGCGTATAAAACGAGCGATGGAATTTACTTTGACACGAGCAAGGATAGTGGCTATTTTAGCATTAGCGGCAAGTATAATAACACCGATCTAATCGCCAGAGTGGCAAGTTTTGGCGAAAAAAGAGATGAAAAAGACTTTGTGCTTTGGAAATTTGATGAAAAATGGTACGAGAGCCCATTTGGCAAGGGTCGCCCTGGCTGGCACACCGAGTGCGTGGCGATGATAAGGGAGTTTTTAAGCGATAAAGAAAATGATAAATTTGAGATCGACATCCACGCTGGCGGCATCGACCTGCTCTTTCCACACCACGAAAATGAAGCTAGCCAGTGCAGATGTGCTTATCATAAAAATTTAAGCAAATACTGGATGCACAACGGATTTATAAAAGTAAATAACGAAAAGATGAGCAAGAGCTTAAATAACAGCTTTTTTGTAAAAGACGCCCTAAAAAACGTTCATGGTGAAGTACTTAGATATTACTTGCTTACGAGCCATTACAGGGCTCATTTTAATTATTCAGATGAAGACTTAGTGGCTTCAAAAAAGAGGCTAGATAAAATTTATCGCCTTAAAAAAAGAGTTGATGGCGTGCAAGCAGGCGCAATAAATGAGAGCTTTAAAAATGAGCTACTTGAGGCACTAAGTGATGATCTAAACGCTTCAAAAGCACTTGCAAGCGTCGATGAGTTTGTAAAAACGGCAAATGAAAGACTTGATAATAATCCAAAAGATAAAACCTACAAAGCCGAAGTAGTGGCAAATTTGGAGCTTATAAGTGAAATTTTAGGTATTGCCAGCACAAACTATGTGGAGTATTTTCAATTTGGTGTAAGCAACGAGCAAAAGGAGCAAATTAAAAGGCTTCTTGATGAGCGCGCATTTGCCAAAAAAGAGAGAAATTTTGCAAGAGCTGATGAGATAAGAGACGAGCTAGAAAAGATGAATATCTCTATCATGGATACACCAAATGGCGCAGTTTGGGAGAAAAACAATGACTAACTTTGGCTTAAAAGATGTACTAAAACGCTTTGGTCCATATTTTAAAGACTACATTCCGCACTTCATCCTAGCCTTCATTGGCATGGGGCTTGCAAGTGGTGGAACAGCGGTCAGTGCGTATTTGGTGGAGCCAGTATTAAATAAAATTTTCGTTGAAAAAAACGAAACACTGCTTTATTTGTTACCATGTGCGATCATTGCTATTTATCTGTTAAAAAATGTTGGAACTTTTATGCAGGCCTATTTTACCGCGTATATTGGTCAAGATACGATTAGAAGATTTCGCGAAAAGATGGTCGAAAATTTACTAAATTTGGACATGAAATTTTTTAATGATTTTAGAACAGGCGAGCTAATAAGCAGAACTACGAACGACATAGAGCGCATAAGATCTATTGTTTCAAGCATCATACCTGAGCTTATTAGAGAGCTTGTAACTATCATAGGTCTGCTTTGTGTAGTTATATATCAAAGCCCTAAATTAGCCTTTTTTGCACTTGTTATTATGCCATTAGCGATTTATCCGATCTCGCGCCTTGCTAAAAAGATGAAAAAAATTTCAAAGCAGTCACAAGAAAAGACATCTGATATCACCTCAGCATTGAGTGAAATTTTTACAAATATCGAGATCATCAAGGCAAATAATGCCCAAAAATACGAGCACTCACGTTTCGTTGAAGAAAATAACAAATTTTTTAAGTTAAACCTTAAAACCGTAAAAATTGAGCAACTATTAAGCCCACTAATGGAAACAATTGGCTCAATTGGCGTGGCAGCTGTCATCATAATAGGTGGCAAAGACGTCATCGACGGAAATATAAACATGGGTGCTTTTTTTTCATTTTTAACTGCACTTTTCATGCTCTACACCCCACTAAAGCGTATCGTAAATATATACAATAAAATGCAAGATGCGATCGCCGCAAGTGAGAGAACCTTTTTCTTGATGGATAAAGTAAGCCAGATAAAAGATGGCGAAAAAGAGTTAAGTGAAGAGATAAATCTGATCAAATTTAAGGGTGTCTGTCTAAGTTACGGCGACAAAGAGGTCTTAAAAGGTATAAATTTGGAGGCCCGCAAGTCAGAATTTATAGCCCTGGTTGGTTCAAGCGGTGGCGGAAAAACCTCGCTCATGAATTTGCTTATGAGATTTTACGACGTAAATAGCGGAGAAATTTTAATAAATGAGACAAATTTAAAAGATATCAAAATCCATTCACTTCGCCAAAACATCGGTCTTGTCACGCAGCGTGTCTATATCTTTAACGACACGATCGCTAAAAACGTGGCTTACGGCAGAGAGTTTAACGAAGATGCCGTAATAAATGCACTAAAAATGGCAAATGCTTATGAGTTTGTAAGCAAACTAGATGATGGTATCCACTCTATCTTAAATGAATTTGGTACAAACCTTTCGGGCGGTCAAAGACAGCGTATAGCAATAGCCAGAGCACTTTATCAAAATCCACAAATTCTTATCTTTGACGAGGCCACTTCAGCACTTGATAATGAGAGTGAAAAAGAGATCACAAAGGCGATAAACAATCTAAGAAGCAAAAAGATCATCTTTGTCATCGCTCACCGTCTAAGTACGGTTGAGAGTGCTGACAAGATCGCGCTTTTGTGCGATGGAAAGATAGTTGATATCGGAAGCGATGAAGAGCTTAGCAAGAGAAATGAAATTTATGCAAAACTTAAAGGCAAAGCCTTAGTTTAAGGCGATTTTTGCTAAGATTTGCACAAATTTTTAGGCATTTTAAAGAGGTTAAAATGAGCTTAAACTACGATACTTTAAAATCTATATTTTTTAAATTCGATCCTGAAACTGCCCATAAAATCGCAGAATTTTTAATGATCGGAGTAAATAAAATTTTTCCAGGATCATTAAGCTTTGTAGCAAATAAGTGCGTGGTCGATGACAATGCGCTAAAACAAAATTTATTCTCAAGCACTTATCACAATCCAGTTGGCATAGCTGGGGGCTTTGATAAAAATGCCACAATGTTTGAAGCACTCACGGCTCTTGGCTTTGGGTATTTAGAATTTGGCACATTTACTCCAAAACCTCAACCTGGCAACAACAAACCAAGACTTTTTAGGCTCATAGACGAAGAGAGCATCCAAAATGCGATGGGCTTTAACAACGATGGTTGCGAGGCTATTAAAAATAGAGTCAAAAAACTTTATCCTTATACTTTACCTATCTGGGCAAATATCGGTAAAAATAAGGTCACACCAAATGAAAATGCGATAAAAGACTATGAAATTTTAGTAAAAGAATTTAGTGAAATTTGCGACACATTTGTCATAAACGTCTCATCGCCAAATACTCCAAATTTAAGAGCTTTGCAAGATAAAAATTTTATAAAAGAGCTTTTTAGTGTCATTTTACCACTTACCAAAAAACCAATCATCTTTAAAATCGCTCCTGATATGAGCCACGAATATGCGATCAAGCTTTGCACCTGCGCGGTAGAAAATGGCGCTAGCGGCGTGCTTGTCTCAAATACAAGCGTTGATTATACACTTTCTCACTCATCAAATTTAAAGGATTTTGGCGGACTAAGCGGCAAAGTGATAACTCAAAAGTCAAAAGATATTTTTAAAGCCGTTGCAGACGAACTTTACGGCAAGACGACGCTTATAGCGTGTGGTGGCATAGATAGCGGTGCAGAGGCATATGAGCGCATAAAAATGGGAGCAAATTTGGTCCAAATTTTTACAAGTTTTATCTTTAAAGGGCCAATGATCGCAAGAGATATAAATTTAGAAATTTTAGAGCTCTTAAAGAGAGATGGCTTTGCTTCTATTAGCGAAGCAGTCGGCATAGATGTTAAAAAATAAAAGGCAAAAGATTGATAAAATTTAATAAAACAAAACTAGAAAACGGACTAGAAATTTATCACGTACCAGTAAATCCTGGCTCAAAAGTGATAAGTGTCGATGTATTTTATAAGGTTGGCTCCAGAAACGAAGTAATGGGCAAAAGCGGCATAGCTCACATGCTAGAGCATCTAAATTTCAAGTCAACCAAAAATTTACGTGCTGGCGAATTTGACGAGATAGTAAAGGGGTTTGGTGGCGTAAATAACGCAAGTACAGGCTTTGACTACACCCACTACTTTATAAAAGCTTCAAATGAAAATTTAGATAAAACGCTTGGTCTTTTTGCTGAGCTTATGAAAAATTTAAGCCTAAAAGACAAAGAATTTCAGCCAGAGCGAGAGGTGGTGCACGAGGAGCGTAGGTGGCGAACAGACAACAACCCTATGGGATACCTCTACTTTAGACTCTACAATCACGCATTTATCTACCATCCATACCACTGGACTCCGATAGGCTTTATAAAAGATATCGAAAACTGGAACATCAACGATATAAAAGAATTTCATGCTACTTTTTATCAGCCAAAAAATGCCATTTTGATGATAAGTGGCGACATTGACAAGGATGAGGCATTTAAGCTAGCTAAGAAAAATTTTGGTGGCATAAAAAACAAAAGAGCCATCCCAAAATCCCACTGTAAAGAACCTGAGCAAGACGGCGCAAGAAGAGCTATCATCTACAAAGATAGCCAAACGCAAATGCTAGCTATCGCTTATAAAATTCCAGACTTTAGGCATGCTGATCAAGTAGGGCTAAATGCGATAAGTGAATATTTAGCCACTGGTAAAAGCTCAGTTTTACAGCAACACCTTGTCGATGAACTCATGCTTGTAAATCAAATTTATGCTTACAATATGAGCTGCGTTGATGAAAATTTATTTATATTTTTAGCAGTTTGCAACCCAGATGTCGAGGCAACTGCGGTTGAGGCTGAAATTTTAAAGATTATAGAGGATATTAAAAGCAAACCTATCGACAAAAACGATGTTTTGCGAGTTAAAAATTTAATCAAAAGCGACTTTATATATTCGTTTGAAAGTGCAAGTAAGGTTGCAAATTTATACGGCTCGTACCTTGCTAGAGGCGACATAAAGCCACTTTATGAACTTGAAAAAAATATCGATAAAATCGATGCAAAACTTTTAAAAGATATAGCAAATAGATATTTTAATGAAAAAACTAGCACGACAATAATTTTAAAAAAGGAATAAATGTGGAAAATTCGCTTCAAGGTGCGATGACAGCACTCATTACGCCATTTAAAAATCAAAAATTAGACGAAGCTGGCTTTGAGAAACTGATAAAAAGACAGATAAAACATGGCATCGATGTAGTCGTACCAGTAGGAACCACTGGCGAGAGCGCAACTCTAACTCATGATGAGCATAGAATTTGTATCGAAATAGCCGTTAATGCATGTAAAGGCACAAACGTTAAAGTGCTTGCTGGTGCTGGTAGTAACGCCACTCACGAGGCTATTGGTATCGCTAAATTTGCTCAAGCTCATGGAGCTGATGGCATCCTTTCAGTTGCGCCTTATTATAACAAACCAACTCAAGAAGGACTTTATGAGCATTACAAGGCCATTGCGAATAGTATTGAAATTCCTGTGCTTCTTTATAATGTTCCAGGTAGAGTTGGCGTGGATATCTTGCCATCTACCGTTTTTAGGCTTTTTAAAGAGTGTAAAAATATCTACGGTATCAAAGAGGCTACAGGCAGTATCGATAGATGCGTAGATCTGCTAGCTCACGAGCCAAATTTAGTAGTCATTAGCGGCGAAGATGCGATCAACTATCCTATCATATCAAATGGGGGTAAAGGCGTTATCTCAGTTACTGCAAACCTCTTGCCAGATCAAATTTCACAGCTTACGCACCTTGCGATGAACGAAGAGTACAAAAAAGCAAAACTAATAAACGATAATCTATATACGATAAATAAAACACTCTTTTGCGAAAGCAACCCGATACCGATCAAAGCAGCGATGTATCTAGCCGGACTCATCGACTCTTTAGAGTATCGCTTACCACTTTGCAAACCAAGTAAAGAGAATTTTAAAAAAATCGAAGAAGTAATAAAAAATCATGAAATAAAGGGATTTTAATGAAGGACACACTAAACGAATTTAAAGGTAAAACGCTAGTTATCAGTGGTGGCACTAGAGGTATCGGTAGAGCCATAGTTGAAGAATTCGCAAAAGCTGGTGTAAATATAGCATTTACCTACAACTCAAACGAAGAGCTTGCAAAAGAACAAGCAAAAGAGCTTGAGACTACTTACAAGATAAAAGCCAGAGCCTACGCGCTAAATATTCTCGAGCCAGAGACTTATAAAGAGCTATTTTTAAAGATAGACGAGGATTTTGATAGGATTGATTTTTTCATCTCAAATGCTATCATCTCAGGTCGCGCAGTAGCTGGCGGATACACTAAATTTATGAAGCTAAAACCAAGAGGCATAAACAATATCTTTACAGCAACAGTAAATGCCTTTGTAGTAGGCACTCAAGAAGCTGCAAAACGCATGGAAAAAGTGGGTGGTGGTAGCATCATTAGCCTAAGCTCAACTGGAAATTTAGTCTATATCGAAAACTATGCAGGTCACGGCACAGCAAAAGCAGCCGTTGAAGCGATGGCAAGATACGCTGCGACCGAGCTTGGAGAGAAAAACATCCGCGTAAACGTCGTAAGTGGTGGCCCTATCGAGACAGACGCACTAAGAGCCTTTACCAACTACGAAGAGGTGCGCGATATGACAGCAAAGCTTAGCCCACTAAACCGCATGGGACAGCCGACTGACCTAGCCGGAGCATGTCTATTTTTATGCTCATCTAAGGCTAGCTGGGTAACTGGACATACATTTATAATAGATGGCGGCACGACTTTTAAATGAGAAGATTAAAAATTTTAAGCATAAAGGCATATTTGTGAGTTTAAATTTACCAAACGCATTAGCATTTTTTAGGATACTACTGGCTCCACTTATGTTTTTTATGCTTGTAAATGCGCCAGGAATTTTTACGCAAATTCACATGAGCTGGATAAACTACTTCGCAGCTCTTATCTTTGTGATCGCCTCGGTAACTGACTTTTTTGACGGCTACATCGCAAGAAGCTGGGATCAAAAGACCAAACTTGGAGCGATCCTTGACCCACTGGCAGACAAGATGCTAATTCTTGCTGCATTTTTAGGGCTCATGATGCTTGAAAGGGCTAGTGCTTGGGCTGTTTATCTCATCTTGGTGAGGGAATTTTTCATAACTGGCTTTCGTGTCGTGATGGCAAGTGATGGCGTCGAAGTCGCTGCATCAATGGCTGGCAAGGTAAAGACAGTTTCACAGATGTTTGCGATTGGATTTTTACTGATGAGCTGGCCTGGTGGCGAACTTTTGCTCTGGATAGCTGTTGCGCTTACACTTTATTCTGGGTTTGAGTACATTTTTGCCTATGTAAAGGCGATGAAAAAGAGTTAAAATTTCTTTCACTCGTAAGACCAAAAGTTTTTACTTGCAAATTCTTATATAAAATAATCAAATCTTCATTTTCAAAATAAGTAAAATCAAGTTAAAAATTTCTCCTAGCTAAAAGAAATTTTTAGATAAATGCCGTTTGAGAGTAAATTTATAAATTTTGGCTAAAATCTCATCAATTTTTCAAAAAAGGTAAGTTTTGAAAGGTATTCTCTTCACGCTAGTCCTACTTTGTCTTGGGCTTTATGCATATTCGTTTTATTTTTTAGTGACTGTTTTAGCCATTAGTTTTCTTATATTTTTTCACGAGCTTGGCCACTTTTTGGCAGCAAGATCGCTAGGCGTCAAAGTAAATACCTTTAGTATCGGCTTTGGCGAGAAAATTTATACCAAAAATGTTGACGGCACCGACTACTGTCTAAGTGCGATCCCGCTTGGTGGATACGTACAGCTAAAAGGTCAAGACGACACCGACCCAAAAGCCAGAAACTACGACCGTGATAGCTACAACGTGCTAAGCCCTATAAAGCGAATTTACATCCTCTTTGCAGG
This genomic interval from Campylobacter concisus contains the following:
- the murJ gene encoding murein biosynthesis integral membrane protein MurJ, which encodes MFIKGFFSNSVGIMVSRILGLIRDLLTASILGAGIFSDLFFIAFKIPNLFRRIFGEGAFTQAFLPNFTNSKKKAIFQAEIFIKFLLFIGALTLLVNLFTPYFIKIIASGLSEQNIMDAVPLVRINFYYLALVYIVTFMGALLQYKGHFATTAFSTALLNLAMIASLLLARGKSESVVALYLSFGVVAGGILQVLVHLIAMKFNTLNKIFWGGLSGYFKGKRAQSKGFFINFYHGLLGSSAMQISAFMDTWLASFLVSGSISYLFYANRIFQLPLAIFAIALSQALFPKITRLLKQKDEANALVWTKKSFYLLLCALLAATITGVVLSEFIIWLLFERGNFVRANTIECAKVLSAYLVGLTPFGLAKIFSLWLYANMKQKEAAKISIICLVINLILAVILMQKFGAAGLAFASSLGGFLQLILYIRAFGAKRFLAIIKPKFIAAITVAAVLLYFSLTFLKDIFNANF
- the cysS gene encoding cysteine--tRNA ligase, with the protein product MRIFDTSKREKVEFSPIREGEVSIYLCGPTVYDDAHLGHAKSAVSFDLLRRVLKALGYKVKFARNYTDIDDKILNKMAQTGQSLEEITNKYIAHYESDMGALNVLDPDFKPKATQCLEAIISYIKVLMDRGVAYKTSDGIYFDTSKDSGYFSISGKYNNTDLIARVASFGEKRDEKDFVLWKFDEKWYESPFGKGRPGWHTECVAMIREFLSDKENDKFEIDIHAGGIDLLFPHHENEASQCRCAYHKNLSKYWMHNGFIKVNNEKMSKSLNNSFFVKDALKNVHGEVLRYYLLTSHYRAHFNYSDEDLVASKKRLDKIYRLKKRVDGVQAGAINESFKNELLEALSDDLNASKALASVDEFVKTANERLDNNPKDKTYKAEVVANLELISEILGIASTNYVEYFQFGVSNEQKEQIKRLLDERAFAKKERNFARADEIRDELEKMNISIMDTPNGAVWEKNND
- a CDS encoding ABC transporter ATP-binding protein, which gives rise to MTNFGLKDVLKRFGPYFKDYIPHFILAFIGMGLASGGTAVSAYLVEPVLNKIFVEKNETLLYLLPCAIIAIYLLKNVGTFMQAYFTAYIGQDTIRRFREKMVENLLNLDMKFFNDFRTGELISRTTNDIERIRSIVSSIIPELIRELVTIIGLLCVVIYQSPKLAFFALVIMPLAIYPISRLAKKMKKISKQSQEKTSDITSALSEIFTNIEIIKANNAQKYEHSRFVEENNKFFKLNLKTVKIEQLLSPLMETIGSIGVAAVIIIGGKDVIDGNINMGAFFSFLTALFMLYTPLKRIVNIYNKMQDAIAASERTFFLMDKVSQIKDGEKELSEEINLIKFKGVCLSYGDKEVLKGINLEARKSEFIALVGSSGGGKTSLMNLLMRFYDVNSGEILINETNLKDIKIHSLRQNIGLVTQRVYIFNDTIAKNVAYGREFNEDAVINALKMANAYEFVSKLDDGIHSILNEFGTNLSGGQRQRIAIARALYQNPQILIFDEATSALDNESEKEITKAINNLRSKKIIFVIAHRLSTVESADKIALLCDGKIVDIGSDEELSKRNEIYAKLKGKALV
- a CDS encoding quinone-dependent dihydroorotate dehydrogenase, with the translated sequence MSLNYDTLKSIFFKFDPETAHKIAEFLMIGVNKIFPGSLSFVANKCVVDDNALKQNLFSSTYHNPVGIAGGFDKNATMFEALTALGFGYLEFGTFTPKPQPGNNKPRLFRLIDEESIQNAMGFNNDGCEAIKNRVKKLYPYTLPIWANIGKNKVTPNENAIKDYEILVKEFSEICDTFVINVSSPNTPNLRALQDKNFIKELFSVILPLTKKPIIFKIAPDMSHEYAIKLCTCAVENGASGVLVSNTSVDYTLSHSSNLKDFGGLSGKVITQKSKDIFKAVADELYGKTTLIACGGIDSGAEAYERIKMGANLVQIFTSFIFKGPMIARDINLEILELLKRDGFASISEAVGIDVKK
- a CDS encoding M16 family metallopeptidase; translated protein: MIKFNKTKLENGLEIYHVPVNPGSKVISVDVFYKVGSRNEVMGKSGIAHMLEHLNFKSTKNLRAGEFDEIVKGFGGVNNASTGFDYTHYFIKASNENLDKTLGLFAELMKNLSLKDKEFQPEREVVHEERRWRTDNNPMGYLYFRLYNHAFIYHPYHWTPIGFIKDIENWNINDIKEFHATFYQPKNAILMISGDIDKDEAFKLAKKNFGGIKNKRAIPKSHCKEPEQDGARRAIIYKDSQTQMLAIAYKIPDFRHADQVGLNAISEYLATGKSSVLQQHLVDELMLVNQIYAYNMSCVDENLFIFLAVCNPDVEATAVEAEILKIIEDIKSKPIDKNDVLRVKNLIKSDFIYSFESASKVANLYGSYLARGDIKPLYELEKNIDKIDAKLLKDIANRYFNEKTSTTIILKKE
- the dapA gene encoding 4-hydroxy-tetrahydrodipicolinate synthase; amino-acid sequence: MTALITPFKNQKLDEAGFEKLIKRQIKHGIDVVVPVGTTGESATLTHDEHRICIEIAVNACKGTNVKVLAGAGSNATHEAIGIAKFAQAHGADGILSVAPYYNKPTQEGLYEHYKAIANSIEIPVLLYNVPGRVGVDILPSTVFRLFKECKNIYGIKEATGSIDRCVDLLAHEPNLVVISGEDAINYPIISNGGKGVISVTANLLPDQISQLTHLAMNEEYKKAKLINDNLYTINKTLFCESNPIPIKAAMYLAGLIDSLEYRLPLCKPSKENFKKIEEVIKNHEIKGF
- a CDS encoding enoyl-ACP reductase; the protein is MKDTLNEFKGKTLVISGGTRGIGRAIVEEFAKAGVNIAFTYNSNEELAKEQAKELETTYKIKARAYALNILEPETYKELFLKIDEDFDRIDFFISNAIISGRAVAGGYTKFMKLKPRGINNIFTATVNAFVVGTQEAAKRMEKVGGGSIISLSSTGNLVYIENYAGHGTAKAAVEAMARYAATELGEKNIRVNVVSGGPIETDALRAFTNYEEVRDMTAKLSPLNRMGQPTDLAGACLFLCSSKASWVTGHTFIIDGGTTFK
- the pgsA gene encoding CDP-diacylglycerol--glycerol-3-phosphate 3-phosphatidyltransferase — its product is MSLNLPNALAFFRILLAPLMFFMLVNAPGIFTQIHMSWINYFAALIFVIASVTDFFDGYIARSWDQKTKLGAILDPLADKMLILAAFLGLMMLERASAWAVYLILVREFFITGFRVVMASDGVEVAASMAGKVKTVSQMFAIGFLLMSWPGGELLLWIAVALTLYSGFEYIFAYVKAMKKS